A genome region from Paenibacillus pabuli includes the following:
- a CDS encoding Asp23/Gls24 family envelope stress response protein has protein sequence MAEQLQLEGGNIRIADDVVAKIAGMAAMETPGIAAMSGGLSEGWAKRLSGKNVQKGVGVEVGQLEAAIDLRIIVLYETPIHEVSRMLQQNVREAVETMTGLRVVEVNVKVEGVSFKGDDL, from the coding sequence ATGGCAGAACAACTTCAACTAGAAGGCGGTAACATCCGGATTGCCGATGACGTGGTGGCGAAAATTGCCGGAATGGCTGCGATGGAGACACCCGGGATTGCCGCAATGTCTGGAGGATTGTCAGAGGGCTGGGCCAAACGTCTCAGCGGTAAAAACGTACAGAAAGGCGTAGGCGTTGAGGTCGGCCAACTGGAAGCAGCCATTGATCTGCGCATCATCGTCCTGTACGAGACACCGATTCATGAAGTATCCCGTATGCTTCAGCAGAATGTGAGAGAAGCGGTAGAGACCATGACCGGATTGCGCGTTGTCGAAGTGAACGTGAAGGTAGAAGGCGTATCCTTCAAAGGCGACGACCTGTAA
- the ftsW gene encoding putative lipid II flippase FtsW has product MKQQTAQTKTKRGTPDFQLLILTLLLVGFGLLMVFSSSSSIAIANSNFNNDPLYFTKKQLMWAVIGLVGMFFAMNIRFNKYKKLYAPFFLFTTVLLLLVLITGKVLNGARSWIHIFGFSVQPAEFAKIAIILYLSALITKKGERFRDLKTGYIPVLVIVGFIAGLIMLQPDFGTCFILVSTCGLVIYAGGASMKHIMGSILLVVLGGALALGANALFSSVSPSDTAVSTTTATAEQNYKIGRIQAFLDPLSDPTGGSLNLFRSLVAIGDGGMTGSGIGQGTMKLHYLPNAYNDFIFSVIGEELGFLGSTLFLLVYLYFIWRGIIVSLRCPDPFGTLVGIGIMGLIAIQAFINIGGVTQTIPVTGVTLPFISYGGTSLFVMMVAMGILLSISRTNNQDVIKEERTKSVTVQTQTRTSPALRSRDSKSIRRIR; this is encoded by the coding sequence ATGAAACAACAAACGGCCCAAACGAAAACGAAGAGAGGCACGCCGGATTTCCAACTGCTAATCCTCACTTTATTGTTAGTGGGCTTTGGACTGCTGATGGTATTCAGCTCCAGTTCCAGCATTGCAATTGCAAACAGTAATTTTAACAATGATCCCCTATACTTCACGAAAAAACAACTTATGTGGGCGGTTATCGGTTTAGTTGGTATGTTCTTTGCCATGAACATTCGTTTTAACAAATACAAGAAGCTCTATGCACCCTTTTTCCTGTTCACCACGGTATTGCTCCTTCTGGTTTTAATTACAGGTAAGGTGTTAAACGGGGCACGAAGCTGGATTCACATCTTTGGCTTTAGTGTTCAGCCTGCGGAGTTCGCCAAAATTGCCATTATCCTGTACCTTTCTGCACTGATCACCAAAAAAGGGGAACGCTTCAGGGACCTCAAGACAGGTTATATCCCGGTTCTCGTTATTGTTGGATTCATTGCAGGATTAATCATGCTTCAGCCGGACTTCGGTACCTGCTTCATTCTCGTTTCCACCTGTGGTCTCGTCATCTATGCAGGCGGAGCAAGCATGAAGCATATTATGGGTTCGATCCTGCTTGTTGTACTGGGAGGGGCACTTGCACTCGGTGCGAATGCCCTTTTCTCCTCCGTGTCTCCTTCAGACACTGCTGTTAGCACTACTACGGCCACTGCCGAGCAAAACTACAAGATCGGTCGTATTCAGGCATTCCTTGATCCGTTATCCGACCCTACCGGAGGAAGTCTTAACCTTTTCCGCTCCCTTGTGGCCATCGGTGATGGCGGCATGACCGGTTCGGGTATTGGACAAGGTACGATGAAGCTTCACTATCTGCCGAATGCGTATAATGACTTCATTTTCTCCGTAATCGGTGAAGAGCTTGGTTTCCTGGGGAGTACCCTATTCCTTTTGGTATATCTGTACTTTATCTGGCGAGGCATTATCGTCTCTCTGCGCTGTCCCGATCCGTTCGGAACGCTGGTGGGTATCGGAATCATGGGATTGATCGCGATTCAGGCGTTCATTAACATCGGAGGCGTGACCCAGACCATTCCGGTGACGGGGGTTACCCTTCCCTTTATCAGTTATGGGGGTACTTCACTGTTTGTGATGATGGTGGCTATGGGTATTCTGCTCAGTATCTCACGTACGAACAATCAGGACGTCATTAAGGAAGAGAGAACCAAATCCGTAACGGTACAAACGCAGACACGGACTTCTCCGGCTCTTCGTTCACGGGATTCCAAATCTATTCGGCGCATTCGTTAA
- a CDS encoding YugN family protein: MIFENTGLDGLKSDLAYLDESAEKVGFVRWQWEYYRATYDYKIEDDNTNSEYFVRINTRVVDGKLEKPDTVLSVEAVYLGKATFPHGLDYDSTVPQPVVKLAAQKLQQLKELLEA, from the coding sequence ATGATTTTTGAGAATACAGGCTTGGATGGCTTGAAAAGCGACTTGGCATACCTGGATGAGAGCGCCGAGAAAGTCGGATTTGTCCGGTGGCAATGGGAGTATTACCGTGCTACATATGACTACAAAATTGAAGATGACAACACCAACTCAGAATACTTTGTACGAATTAATACCCGTGTGGTAGATGGCAAACTTGAAAAACCGGATACGGTGCTCTCTGTCGAGGCTGTTTACCTTGGCAAAGCAACCTTTCCGCATGGTCTCGACTATGACTCCACCGTTCCACAGCCAGTCGTGAAGCTGGCAGCCCAAAAATTGCAGCAGCTCAAAGAACTGCTGGAAGCATAG
- a CDS encoding M20 metallopeptidase family protein, whose protein sequence is MTNNIWWDDLQIHMVEWRRHLHRNPEVSFHEEKTSSFVADMLESFGVDVKRHVGGHGVIGTIRGDKPGPVVMLRADMDALPIQDEKDVEYASQKAGAMHACGHDGHVSILLGTALYFSKHKADIQGEIRFLFQPAEELLPGGAVKVIADGALEGVDVIYGIHLWTPLPVGVAASKEGPLMAAADDFYIEIKGKGGHGGMPQSTVDSLVAGSALVMQLQTVVSRSVDPLRPAVLTIGTMQAGSAQNVIAESCKMSGTVRTFDEETRAEMKERVHTIVSQTGGAYGAQTEVNYIMGYPPVVNDKQETDRFFRNAVQVFGHEQVQTSPMLMPAEDFAYYLQQVPGCFMFVGAGNPDKNAIYPHHHPKFDFDEDAMQHAVKLFIAMATDYMGN, encoded by the coding sequence ATGACAAATAATATATGGTGGGACGATCTGCAAATCCATATGGTGGAATGGCGGCGTCATCTTCATCGCAATCCCGAGGTTTCCTTTCATGAGGAAAAGACATCTTCTTTTGTAGCGGATATGCTGGAGAGCTTTGGAGTCGACGTGAAACGTCATGTAGGCGGTCATGGTGTGATTGGTACGATTCGCGGGGACAAGCCTGGCCCTGTCGTCATGCTTCGGGCTGATATGGATGCACTGCCGATCCAGGATGAGAAAGACGTTGAATATGCTTCACAAAAGGCAGGAGCAATGCATGCCTGTGGTCATGACGGTCATGTTTCCATTTTACTCGGAACGGCCTTGTACTTTAGCAAGCACAAGGCTGATATCCAAGGCGAAATTCGCTTTTTGTTCCAGCCTGCCGAAGAACTGCTTCCTGGTGGCGCTGTGAAAGTCATTGCGGATGGTGCGCTTGAAGGCGTGGATGTGATCTATGGCATCCATCTGTGGACACCTCTTCCGGTGGGAGTGGCAGCGAGCAAGGAAGGACCTCTAATGGCGGCCGCAGACGACTTTTACATTGAGATCAAAGGGAAAGGCGGACATGGCGGCATGCCGCAGTCGACCGTAGACAGTCTGGTTGCAGGCTCTGCACTTGTTATGCAGCTGCAGACGGTAGTCAGCCGTTCGGTGGATCCGTTGCGACCTGCGGTACTGACGATTGGCACAATGCAGGCAGGATCTGCCCAGAATGTCATTGCGGAGTCCTGCAAAATGAGTGGAACAGTCCGAACGTTTGATGAAGAAACCAGAGCGGAAATGAAGGAACGTGTACATACCATCGTTTCCCAAACGGGTGGTGCTTACGGGGCGCAAACTGAAGTGAACTATATCATGGGTTACCCGCCTGTAGTAAATGATAAGCAAGAAACGGACCGCTTCTTCCGCAATGCCGTTCAAGTGTTCGGGCATGAACAGGTGCAGACATCTCCCATGCTGATGCCAGCAGAAGATTTCGCTTATTATTTGCAGCAGGTTCCAGGCTGCTTCATGTTTGTCGGGGCAGGAAATCCGGACAAAAACGCCATTTATCCACATCATCATCCGAAGTTCGATTTTGATGAAGATGCCATGCAGCATGCAGTTAAGCTCTTTATTGCTATGGCTACCGATTATATGGGTAATTAG
- a CDS encoding DNA repair helicase XPB — MEKTDACIVQRDFTILLEVGHPGFEQARTRLGIFAELVKTPEGFHTYRMTSLSLWNAAALGWSADQIISSLESVSRWNVPTALIQDIRRIVDQYGKLKLHWEEDHQRLRLVGDSEQLLDELSGFKTIAAFRMERVARDELVVRGEQRGLLKQELTRLGYPVLDYAGYRPGTRLPFDWKNEKSKHNESDLDQKAFRLRSYQKEAVDAFEGSEGMGGSGLLVLPCGAGKTVIGMAVLERLQCECLILTSNTTSVRQWIQELQDKTTLTQDQIGEYSGQKKQVRPVTVATYQILTHRKSKNSDFTHIKLLSEREWGLIIYDEVHLLPAPVFRATADIQATRRLGLTATLVREDGCEQDVFSLIGPKLYDMPWKDLERQGWIANVQCQEIRIPFSKDLKTTYLEAEGKHQFRLAAENPAKLEVIRRLLRRHDGLPALVIGQYLDQLETIAREIDAPLISGTMSQHERVKWFESFRRGEIKTIVVSKVANFAVDLPDAAVALEISGSYGSRQEEAQRLGRILRPKPGDNRAYFYALVSEDSKEQEFALRRQMFLVEQGYEYSIVHEHT, encoded by the coding sequence ATGGAGAAAACGGATGCATGTATTGTTCAGCGGGATTTTACGATCCTGCTGGAGGTGGGTCATCCCGGATTCGAGCAGGCCCGGACACGACTAGGCATATTCGCCGAACTCGTAAAGACGCCGGAGGGGTTCCATACCTATCGCATGACATCATTATCCCTATGGAATGCTGCAGCACTTGGGTGGAGTGCGGATCAAATCATTAGCAGTCTTGAGTCCGTCTCTCGCTGGAATGTACCAACGGCACTCATACAGGATATTCGGAGAATTGTTGATCAATATGGAAAACTGAAGCTGCATTGGGAGGAGGATCATCAGCGCCTGCGCCTGGTTGGCGACAGTGAGCAACTGCTTGATGAATTAAGCGGATTCAAGACCATTGCAGCCTTTCGGATGGAACGTGTAGCCCGGGATGAGCTTGTCGTTCGCGGAGAACAGCGAGGGTTGCTCAAGCAAGAATTGACGCGTCTGGGGTACCCTGTACTTGATTATGCAGGTTATCGCCCTGGGACACGTCTTCCATTTGATTGGAAAAATGAAAAGAGTAAACATAATGAATCCGATTTGGATCAAAAAGCATTTAGGCTGCGTTCTTATCAGAAAGAAGCTGTTGACGCTTTTGAGGGAAGTGAGGGCATGGGGGGAAGCGGGCTGCTCGTGCTGCCATGCGGAGCAGGAAAAACGGTAATTGGCATGGCTGTTCTTGAACGTCTCCAATGTGAATGCCTCATCCTAACTTCCAATACGACCTCTGTACGGCAGTGGATTCAGGAATTACAGGATAAGACTACGCTTACTCAGGATCAAATTGGGGAATACTCCGGTCAGAAAAAACAGGTTCGGCCTGTCACGGTAGCCACTTATCAGATTCTTACACACAGAAAATCCAAAAATTCCGATTTTACTCACATTAAATTGCTGAGTGAACGGGAATGGGGACTCATCATTTATGATGAGGTGCATCTGTTGCCAGCACCTGTCTTTCGGGCAACAGCAGATATTCAAGCTACGCGAAGGCTGGGATTGACTGCAACCTTAGTTAGGGAAGATGGATGTGAACAGGATGTATTCTCCCTCATCGGTCCTAAACTGTATGATATGCCATGGAAAGACCTCGAGCGGCAAGGCTGGATCGCTAATGTACAGTGTCAGGAAATACGCATTCCTTTTTCAAAGGATCTGAAAACGACTTATCTGGAGGCGGAAGGGAAACATCAGTTTCGTCTTGCGGCTGAAAATCCGGCAAAGTTAGAAGTGATCAGACGATTATTACGTCGACATGATGGTCTGCCCGCACTCGTGATAGGACAGTATCTGGACCAGCTCGAAACCATTGCCCGGGAAATTGACGCTCCGCTGATCTCGGGTACGATGTCACAACATGAACGGGTAAAGTGGTTCGAATCCTTTCGCCGGGGCGAAATTAAAACGATTGTGGTTTCCAAGGTGGCAAACTTTGCTGTAGATCTTCCTGACGCTGCTGTGGCGCTTGAAATATCGGGAAGTTATGGATCCAGGCAGGAGGAAGCTCAGCGACTGGGCAGAATTTTGAGGCCCAAGCCCGGTGACAATAGAGCATATTTCTATGCCCTGGTATCAGAGGATAGCAAGGAACAGGAGTTCGCTTTGCGCCGTCAGATGTTTTTGGTCGAGCAAGGGTACGAATACTCCATAGTACATGAACATACTTAA
- a CDS encoding helicase-associated domain-containing protein: MYEHEAAELDEIMELLPTEHSVLGALFHKHAGQPFSAMMTTAESAEEGLSGAEARLGFIRLRQKGWIKAVRKTWGENLYYIPLRYIPALTVAYARRVGEHPLLSQENEQKESGTQRITSDQIHVIREARADIAAEIIHILAWIAREGLTLTNKGTIHKRMLQRLSTLTHLCPDDFAALILNYEHPELYPAHVAIMLDMLLALGLLHKDQGKIQVHAETLGLWLEQSWSSMHREIFKVCLERYGVTHPAEQHFRYRLVLLGKGQETWFNIADLIPQYIKGEANSDAGLPEYVQNWLNALAGWGYGEIGENTAGDLFFRWLVEPDALLHMEAQQELDSAKNVFFVQPDFEIMVPPEVVPQVRWKIENCAELLSCDRMSIYRISKEQILNASHRGFTSDKVVEFLTQYAATGVPEHVYLAIQQWGNEWERSKAQSEENTLEIHRVMPIDFICSEASGENRSSEIHGYKPRVGLDDLRESFYVHGREGLIKNEPDTASWYKQEHPVAEQSDGLPAYSSIPDMWHNDWRRYHMSTTRQITAKAIEWQTKLGLKNEQSEVYIIPDQIHGQDDWTLTGWIVPESDERTIERCNISLMDWDKIRIIVPEHI; encoded by the coding sequence ATGTATGAACATGAAGCAGCTGAACTTGACGAAATAATGGAGCTGTTACCTACAGAACATTCAGTACTTGGTGCTCTTTTTCACAAGCATGCGGGTCAACCCTTTTCGGCGATGATGACCACCGCTGAGTCTGCGGAAGAAGGATTGAGCGGGGCAGAAGCCAGGTTAGGTTTTATACGCCTGAGACAAAAAGGATGGATTAAAGCGGTTCGCAAAACTTGGGGAGAGAATCTGTACTACATTCCACTGCGCTATATCCCCGCATTAACGGTAGCCTACGCACGTAGAGTCGGAGAACATCCATTGTTAAGTCAGGAAAATGAACAGAAGGAATCGGGGACTCAGAGGATCACGAGTGATCAGATTCACGTTATTCGAGAAGCCAGGGCTGATATCGCTGCCGAAATCATTCATATATTGGCCTGGATCGCAAGAGAAGGCCTTACATTGACGAATAAAGGAACGATTCACAAAAGGATGCTGCAGCGGCTGAGCACTCTGACTCATTTATGTCCTGATGATTTTGCCGCATTAATTCTAAACTACGAACATCCAGAACTATACCCTGCCCATGTCGCCATTATGCTGGATATGCTGCTTGCTCTGGGGCTCCTTCATAAGGATCAGGGAAAAATACAGGTACATGCCGAGACTCTTGGTCTTTGGTTAGAGCAGTCGTGGTCTTCCATGCATCGCGAGATATTTAAAGTATGCCTGGAACGATATGGGGTAACCCATCCTGCAGAACAACATTTTCGCTATCGCTTAGTCTTGCTCGGTAAAGGACAGGAGACTTGGTTCAATATCGCAGATCTGATTCCGCAGTATATCAAGGGCGAGGCAAACAGCGATGCCGGGCTTCCTGAATATGTCCAGAACTGGCTAAATGCACTGGCTGGATGGGGGTACGGAGAGATCGGTGAAAATACTGCGGGTGATCTGTTTTTCCGCTGGCTGGTTGAACCTGATGCATTGTTACATATGGAGGCACAGCAGGAATTGGACAGCGCTAAGAATGTCTTCTTTGTGCAGCCTGACTTCGAAATTATGGTCCCGCCAGAGGTAGTCCCGCAGGTCCGCTGGAAAATAGAAAACTGCGCCGAACTGCTGAGCTGTGATCGCATGAGCATTTATCGTATTTCCAAAGAACAAATTTTAAATGCGTCACACCGCGGGTTTACGTCTGACAAGGTGGTGGAGTTTCTTACCCAGTATGCTGCCACAGGAGTCCCGGAGCATGTGTACCTCGCGATTCAGCAGTGGGGAAACGAATGGGAACGATCAAAGGCACAGAGTGAGGAAAATACATTGGAAATTCATCGTGTAATGCCGATTGATTTCATATGCAGCGAGGCATCAGGGGAGAATAGGAGTAGCGAAATTCACGGATATAAGCCAAGGGTTGGGCTTGACGATTTACGAGAAAGCTTTTATGTACATGGCCGTGAGGGGCTAATTAAAAATGAACCGGATACGGCGTCTTGGTATAAACAGGAGCATCCGGTAGCCGAGCAGTCGGATGGTTTACCCGCATACAGCTCCATTCCCGACATGTGGCATAACGATTGGCGGAGATATCACATGTCCACGACACGTCAGATTACGGCTAAAGCGATAGAATGGCAGACCAAGCTTGGACTGAAGAACGAGCAGTCCGAGGTATACATTATACCGGATCAAATTCATGGCCAGGATGATTGGACGCTGACAGGCTGGATTGTACCGGAATCAGACGAGAGGACAATAGAGCGGTGCAACATTTCTCTCATGGATTGGGATAAGATCAGAATTATCGTTCCAGAGCACATCTGA
- a CDS encoding YlbF family regulator yields MSVAELNTVDMAQVLTGAYELGDMINQSAEVSDYLYWKQQVESNPEVQAGIRKLDAKKELFEETQRFGHFHPDYHAAKDQVKALEQELESIEAVARFKQAERALDEMLHQMSETIAYAVSTTIKVPSNDPNPKGGGCGSGGKCSCG; encoded by the coding sequence ATGAGCGTAGCGGAATTGAACACGGTCGATATGGCCCAAGTGTTGACGGGCGCATATGAACTGGGCGACATGATTAACCAATCTGCCGAAGTATCGGATTATTTATATTGGAAGCAGCAAGTTGAGAGCAATCCGGAGGTTCAAGCGGGAATACGCAAACTGGATGCCAAAAAGGAACTGTTTGAAGAAACGCAGCGTTTTGGACACTTCCACCCGGATTATCATGCAGCAAAAGACCAGGTCAAGGCTCTGGAACAGGAATTGGAATCAATTGAGGCGGTAGCCCGCTTCAAGCAGGCGGAGAGAGCGCTCGATGAAATGCTGCATCAGATGTCCGAGACCATTGCTTATGCAGTCTCTACCACCATCAAGGTTCCGAGTAATGACCCAAACCCCAAAGGTGGCGGCTGTGGAAGCGGCGGTAAGTGCAGCTGCGGTTAA
- a CDS encoding YlbG family protein has protein sequence MFAERTGFIIWVSDLKAARNLEKYGTVHYISRRMHYVVMYVNAERAEDTMKNVKRLSYVRKIERSYRNEIKTEYASKTMDKTSFYGI, from the coding sequence ATGTTTGCGGAAAGGACAGGATTTATTATTTGGGTTAGTGATTTAAAAGCAGCCCGCAATCTCGAAAAGTATGGTACCGTTCATTACATTTCCCGCCGTATGCATTATGTTGTCATGTATGTTAATGCAGAGCGGGCTGAAGATACGATGAAAAATGTGAAGCGTCTGTCCTATGTGCGCAAGATTGAAAGGTCTTATCGCAATGAAATCAAGACAGAGTATGCCAGCAAAACGATGGACAAAACAAGTTTTTACGGAATTTAA
- a CDS encoding ABC transporter permease, translated as MRSDRRRRSCVQEVKTANRQQTLYKPNISRKRWQKVWRNWELYVFIAPAFLYFLIFHYGPMYGIQIAFKNYNPVRGVFGSPWVGFDHFVRFFESYYFWDLMWNTLAISLYELAVGFPIPIILALAFNELKHKRFKKLVQTVTYAPHFISVVVMVGMVIAFLSPSTGILIRFVEWMGIDAPSFLTSPAWFKTVYVLSGVWQSAGWGTIIYLAALSGVDPGLHEAAIIDGANRLQRIRHINIPVLVPTMTILLILNMGSLLGVGFEKILLMQNPLNMESSDVISTFVYRSGLENAQYSFSTAVGLFNSVINAFLLVTVNQIVRKTSENSLW; from the coding sequence ATGAGAAGCGACAGAAGGAGGCGATCCTGTGTGCAGGAAGTAAAAACGGCCAATCGGCAGCAGACATTATACAAGCCGAATATCAGTAGAAAGCGATGGCAAAAGGTCTGGAGAAACTGGGAACTGTATGTGTTCATCGCACCCGCATTTCTGTATTTTCTCATCTTTCACTATGGACCCATGTACGGCATCCAGATTGCGTTCAAGAATTACAATCCGGTACGTGGAGTATTCGGGAGCCCTTGGGTAGGTTTTGATCATTTTGTAAGGTTCTTTGAATCCTATTATTTTTGGGATTTGATGTGGAACACGCTGGCCATCAGTTTGTATGAGCTGGCTGTTGGGTTTCCGATTCCGATTATTTTGGCACTCGCATTTAATGAACTGAAGCACAAACGTTTCAAAAAGCTGGTCCAGACCGTCACTTACGCGCCTCATTTTATCTCGGTTGTCGTTATGGTTGGTATGGTGATTGCCTTCCTGTCTCCATCGACCGGAATCCTGATCCGTTTCGTGGAATGGATGGGTATAGATGCACCCTCATTTCTGACAAGCCCTGCATGGTTCAAGACGGTATATGTACTTTCCGGCGTATGGCAAAGTGCGGGCTGGGGAACGATCATTTACCTTGCTGCGCTGTCGGGAGTCGATCCTGGGTTGCATGAAGCAGCAATTATAGACGGGGCAAACAGACTGCAGCGTATTCGGCACATTAACATACCTGTGCTGGTACCGACCATGACGATCCTGCTCATTCTGAACATGGGGAGTCTGCTGGGGGTCGGGTTTGAGAAAATTCTCCTGATGCAGAACCCGCTAAACATGGAATCTTCCGATGTCATATCCACTTTCGTCTATCGTTCAGGTCTTGAAAATGCCCAGTACAGCTTCTCTACTGCTGTCGGCTTGTTTAACTCTGTAATTAATGCGTTTTTGCTCGTTACCGTCAACCAAATTGTACGCAAGACAAGTGAGAACAGTCTTTGGTAA
- a CDS encoding carbohydrate ABC transporter permease, whose protein sequence is MLTGIRETRQDKIFLTLNYIYVTIAFLLVAYPLVYMISASISNPKEVASGAMWLFPKDITFEGYERVLQDQRIWSGYANTILYTVVGTAVNLAFTIPAAYALSRRDLVGRGFFMGTFMFTMFFGGGLVPSYLLIKELGMINSMWALILPSAASVWNIIVSRTFFQGTIPSELQEAAQIDGCSNFKLFFKIVLPLSMPIIAVMALFYGVGHWNSYFSAMIYLNDSAKYPLQLVLRQILVLQEMSAQGSGMMDGSAASALNNKAEVAALVRYAVIIVSTLPIIIIYPFLQRYFVQGVMIGSVKG, encoded by the coding sequence ATGTTAACCGGTATTCGGGAAACGAGGCAAGATAAAATTTTTCTAACCTTGAATTATATCTACGTTACGATTGCTTTCCTTCTGGTGGCTTACCCGCTGGTATATATGATTAGCGCGTCCATCAGCAATCCGAAGGAAGTTGCTTCAGGGGCAATGTGGCTATTTCCCAAAGATATCACGTTTGAAGGCTATGAGCGCGTGCTTCAGGATCAACGGATCTGGTCAGGTTACGCGAACACTATTCTGTATACGGTTGTCGGTACTGCCGTGAACCTGGCGTTCACGATTCCAGCGGCCTATGCTCTCAGCAGAAGAGATCTGGTCGGCAGAGGGTTCTTTATGGGCACCTTTATGTTCACGATGTTCTTCGGTGGTGGGCTGGTACCAAGTTATCTGCTGATTAAGGAGCTGGGCATGATTAACAGCATGTGGGCACTGATTTTGCCTTCCGCAGCTTCGGTATGGAACATCATCGTCTCCCGCACCTTCTTCCAGGGAACGATCCCGAGCGAGCTTCAGGAAGCCGCACAGATCGACGGTTGTTCTAATTTCAAGCTGTTTTTCAAAATCGTACTGCCGCTGTCTATGCCGATCATTGCCGTTATGGCTCTCTTCTATGGTGTAGGACACTGGAACAGTTATTTCTCAGCAATGATTTATTTGAATGATTCGGCTAAATATCCGCTTCAGCTCGTGTTAAGACAGATCCTCGTTTTGCAGGAAATGTCAGCCCAAGGCTCCGGCATGATGGACGGATCAGCCGCATCGGCGCTGAATAACAAAGCCGAAGTGGCGGCACTCGTCCGTTATGCCGTCATTATTGTATCTACACTTCCGATCATTATCATATATCCGTTTTTGCAGCGATATTTCGTACAGGGTGTCATGATCGGTTCCGTTAAGGGCTGA